In one Moritella sp. 5 genomic region, the following are encoded:
- the hmpA gene encoding NO-inducible flavohemoprotein → MLTQHTIDIIKATVPAVSVHANDITAHFYPLMFREYPEVKRFFNQKNQAGNAQPKALANALVAYAANIDNLSVLEKAVSVIVNKHVVLDIQPAHYEIVGECLLKAIKAVLGDAATDEVIDAWGLAYWQLADLLIGAEEAVYSANEEEKGMWRGEREFRVTTKVAESDNIMSFYLTPTDGEPAPSFTPGQFIGLVLNIDGEETRRQYSLSDSPNSEYLRISVKREEGGAASGYLHDRIQTGDTLNLLAPAGDFILKDNNKPVVLVTGGVGITPAISMLNSLKGTDRPIHFIHAAMNTKVHAFRDHVTNLAAENENIKPYFVYSDATSECKPDATGFINLAMLEDKIGDDRDVEFYFLGPKPFMQAMNGFAPKLGIPAENVHFEFFGPSEDLNINPTA, encoded by the coding sequence ATGCTAACGCAACACACTATTGATATTATCAAAGCGACTGTCCCTGCTGTTTCTGTTCATGCCAATGATATTACAGCGCATTTTTATCCTTTGATGTTTAGAGAATATCCAGAAGTAAAGCGTTTTTTCAACCAAAAAAACCAAGCAGGTAATGCTCAGCCTAAAGCATTAGCTAATGCACTTGTTGCTTATGCAGCTAATATTGACAATCTTTCAGTATTAGAAAAAGCGGTAAGTGTAATTGTAAATAAACATGTTGTACTTGATATTCAACCAGCACATTATGAAATTGTTGGCGAATGTTTATTAAAAGCGATCAAAGCTGTTCTAGGTGATGCCGCAACAGATGAGGTTATTGATGCTTGGGGACTTGCATACTGGCAACTCGCAGACCTACTTATCGGTGCAGAAGAAGCTGTTTACTCTGCTAATGAAGAAGAAAAAGGCATGTGGCGTGGTGAACGTGAGTTTAGAGTAACTACAAAAGTAGCTGAAAGCGATAACATTATGTCATTCTACCTGACGCCAACCGATGGTGAACCAGCACCGTCATTCACACCGGGTCAATTCATTGGTTTAGTTCTAAATATCGACGGTGAAGAAACACGTCGTCAATACAGTTTATCTGATTCACCAAACTCAGAATACTTACGTATTAGTGTAAAACGTGAGGAAGGTGGTGCGGCATCAGGTTACCTGCACGATCGCATTCAAACAGGTGATACACTTAACCTACTCGCACCTGCTGGCGACTTCATCCTAAAAGACAACAACAAACCAGTTGTACTGGTAACAGGTGGCGTTGGTATTACTCCAGCAATAAGCATGCTAAATAGTTTAAAAGGCACAGACCGCCCTATTCACTTTATTCATGCTGCAATGAACACCAAGGTACATGCATTCCGTGACCATGTAACAAACCTTGCCGCTGAAAACGAAAACATCAAACCCTACTTCGTTTACAGTGATGCAACGTCAGAATGTAAACCAGATGCAACAGGTTTCATCAACTTAGCCATGCTTGAAGACAAAATCGGTGATGATCGTGATGTAGAATTCTATTTCTTAGGTCCAAAACCTTTCATGCAAGCAATGAATGGCTTCGCACCAAAATTAGGGATCCCAGCTGAAAATGTCCATTTTGAATTCTTCGGTCCGTCAGAAGATCTAAATATCAACCCAACTGCTTAA
- a CDS encoding GNAT family N-acetyltransferase, which produces MKLNVTESIELLSLEEGDSLTILNLVESSRPQLGKYLYWVDSVLDEVSAHKYIAERLHSGLPGSRWFKIKFNTQVCGVFAIKSISINSGVAEIGYWLSHAVHGNGIMTKIIAQLSSFLLERTDAKIMEFRCLENNISSIRVAKKSGAELVGSIPNYMNADNENQDLHIYQLQLQA; this is translated from the coding sequence ATGAAATTGAATGTTACAGAAAGCATAGAATTACTTTCTCTAGAGGAAGGTGATTCTTTAACTATATTAAATTTAGTTGAGTCCAGTCGACCCCAACTAGGGAAGTATCTCTATTGGGTAGATAGTGTTCTAGATGAGGTATCGGCTCATAAATACATAGCAGAGCGTTTACATAGTGGGTTACCTGGCTCACGATGGTTCAAAATAAAATTCAACACGCAAGTTTGTGGTGTCTTTGCTATTAAGTCTATTTCAATTAATAGTGGTGTTGCTGAGATCGGTTATTGGTTATCACATGCTGTGCATGGTAATGGAATCATGACTAAAATTATTGCTCAGTTATCCTCTTTTTTGTTAGAGAGGACAGATGCAAAAATAATGGAATTTAGATGTCTGGAAAATAACATTTCGAGTATTCGAGTGGCAAAAAAGTCGGGTGCAGAGTTAGTGGGTTCAATACCTAACTATATGAATGCAGATAATGAAAATCAGGACTTACATATATACCAGCTGCAATTGCAAGCCTAA
- a CDS encoding GNAT family N-acetyltransferase: MKLIIRGVQKADSQGIINILNPIIEAGLYTILDTTFSLEEEEQFIQDFPERGVFNVAFNSEESNIVGFQNVEPFATYTHAFDHVGIIGTYVDSSYRRQGIASSLFNATFERAKSKGYEKLFAYVRDDNQDALATYLKQGFEVIGIAKKHAKIGGKYIDEVLIEKLL; the protein is encoded by the coding sequence ATGAAATTGATAATTAGAGGCGTTCAAAAAGCAGATTCACAAGGCATCATCAACATATTAAACCCTATCATCGAGGCTGGTCTTTATACCATTCTTGATACAACCTTCTCACTTGAAGAGGAAGAGCAATTTATTCAAGACTTCCCTGAAAGAGGCGTCTTTAATGTTGCATTCAACTCAGAAGAATCAAACATTGTAGGCTTTCAAAACGTAGAACCATTTGCAACGTATACCCATGCCTTTGATCATGTTGGTATCATCGGCACCTATGTTGATAGTAGCTATAGAAGACAGGGTATTGCATCCAGCTTATTTAACGCCACGTTCGAGCGAGCAAAATCCAAAGGTTATGAAAAGCTATTTGCCTATGTACGTGATGATAATCAAGATGCATTGGCAACTTATTTGAAGCAGGGATTCGAAGTAATAGGTATAGCTAAAAAGCACGCTAAGATAGGCGGTAAGTATATAGACGAAGTGCTTATAGAAAAACTCTTGTAG